From a single Myotis daubentonii chromosome 5, mMyoDau2.1, whole genome shotgun sequence genomic region:
- the USP42 gene encoding ubiquitin carboxyl-terminal hydrolase 42 isoform X4 — MTIVDKASESSGPSTSQNQPGSSEAVSPGDMDAGSAGWGAVSSLNEVSNHTLSLGPVPGAVVYSSSSVPDKSKPSPQKDQALGDGIAPPQKVLFPSEKICLKWQQTHRVGAGLQNLGNTCFANAALQCLTYTPPLANYMLSHEHSKTCIARHFRFGNQEDAHEFLQYTVDAMQKACLNGSNKLDRHTQATTLVCQIFGGYLRSRVKCLNCKGVSDTFDPYLDITLEIKAAQSVNKALEQFVKPEQLDGENSYKCSKCKKMVPASKRFTIHRSSNVLTLSLKRFANFTGGKIAKDVKYPEYLDIRPYMSQPNGEPIIYVLYAVLVHTGFNCHAGHYFCYIKASNGLWYQMNDSIVSTSDIRSVLSQQAYVLFYIRSHDVKNGGELTHSAHSPGQSSPRPVISQRVVNNKQATSGFIGPQLPSHMIKNPPHLNGTGPLKETPSSSVSSPNGNSSVSRAGAVNASTSVQNWSVNRASVIPEHPKKQKITISIHNKLPVRQGQSQPNLHSNCLENPTKPVPSSTITASSAIQSASSAPTTSAPSKVTKPTAPSESCSKPVMNGKSKLSSSVLVPYGAESSEESDEEAKGLSRENGLGTAESSHSSALDAEADEAAQHEPREPVTLNGASASTDSDPEENGLAFDGASCQVQPDLHSENPFSKANGLPGKLMPAPLPPLPEDRILETFKLGHKGKGSTDETSAPGTDGSQTEHPEAGLEPGSPTPDSREELETATGLSSQLKEASPLPDPGIQSTATREQAPESISAQPEESVPSVNHLCSANKNTAGDDHLSKLCDPGNGTGEESRASQDTPGTLAESPPDLAAGDTTGRLSPSPAACPEGDGEQRPSVHSSRDQCTDAEDVSKVSDVSKISGAPTDEPPSSQLDKVTENHSEEGGAPEQSPGEPREDKAGQKGQARSPVKEKISSLRKVDRGHYRTRRDRSSSGEHARDSRSQTEDHYRRRRHSYTRERTLQGRRPEHCSGGPHHACEHRGLARHRHHHPRSRGGSDHDWSRYHHSESEHSWGREKHYLDRARWDRCRYYHDRYAPYAAREAWEWRPLHGDRDYDRAGQYGGRPYKDYKSRKGYELGAKDRERRHLSGPRAAPPHALPPHPEKSAEKIALAPEGSSCHLADRFHDHENVKSHKRRYDSIERGDTHVEKKAWRSVQRDPLEEPKVKKHKKSKKKKKSKDKHRERDSRHQQDSDLSAACSDADLHRHRKKKKKKKRHSRKSEDCGRDSGLHLAKAASSEALDRFRRADGSPPLTDGLPLEGAGPFCEKTKRLRMDSRDDRGHLSECGQGKRRYLDLRM; from the exons ATGACCATAGTTGACAAAGCTTCTGAATCTTCGGGCCCTTCAACCTCTCAGAACCAGCCTGGCAGCTCCGAGGCGGTCTCACCTGGAGACATGGATGCAGGGTCTGCCGGCTGGGGTGCTGTGTCTTCCTTAAACGAGGTTTCAAATCACACGCTTTCTTTAGGACCAGTGCCTGGTGCTGTAGTGTATTCAAGTTCATCTGTACCTGATAAGTCAAAACCATCACCACAGAAGGATCAAG cCCTAGGTGATGGCATTGCTCCTCCGCAAAAAGTTCTTTTCCCATCTGAGAAGATTTGTCTTAAGTGGCAACAAACTCATAGAGTTGGAGCTGGGCTCCAGAATTTGGGCAATACTTGCTTTGCCAATGCAGCATTGCAGTGCTTAACATACACGCCACCTCTTGCCAATTACATGCTATCGCACGAACACTCCAAGACAT GTATAGCCAGGCACTTCCGTTTTGGAAACCAAGAAGACGCCCATGAATTCCTTCAGTACACTGTTGATGCTATGCAAAAGGCATGCTTGAATGGCAGCAATAA ATTAGACAGACACACCCAGGCTACCACGCTCGTTTGTCAGATATTTGGAGGATACCTGAGATCTAGAG tcaaATGTTTAAATTGCAAAGGCGTTTCAGATACTTTTGACCCCTATCTCGATATAACACTGGAGATCAAG GCTGCTCAGAGTGTGAACAAGGCGCTGGAGCAGTTTGTGAAGCCCGAGCAGCTGGACGGCGAGAACTCATACAAGTGCAGCAA ATGTAAAAAGATGGTTCCAGCTTCGAAGAGATTCACCATACACAGATCCTCCAATGTTCTCACACTTTCTCTGAAACGCTTTGCCAATTTTACTGGCGGGAAAATTGCCAAG GATGTAAAATATCCGGAATATCTTGATATTCGACCATACATGTCTCAACCAAACGGAGAACcgattatttatgttttatatgcAGTGCTGGTACACACGGGTTTTAACTGCCACGCCGGCCATTACTTCTGCTACATAAAG GCTAGCAATGGTCTCTGGTATCAGATGAATGACTCCATCGTATCTACCAGTGATATCAGATCGGTACTCAGTCAACAAGCGTATGTTCTCTTTTATATCAG GTCCCATGATGTGAAAAATGGAGGTGAACTTACTCATTCCGCCCACAGCCCCGGCCAGTCCTCTCCCCGACCTGTAATCAGTCAGCGTGTCGTCAATAACAAACAGGCCACGTCAGGGTTCATCGGACCACAGCTTCCTTCTCACATGATTAAG AACCCGCCGCACTTGAATGGGACCGGACCCTTGAAAGAAACGCCCAGCAGCTCCGTGTCGAGTCCTAACGGAAATTccagtgtcagcagggctggtgctgTTAACGCTTCAACTTCTGTTCAAAACTGGTCAGTTAACAGGGCCTCAGTTATCCCGGAGCATCCCAAGAAACAAAAAATCACCATCAGTATTCACAACAAGTTACCTGTTCGCCAAGGTCAGTCTCAGCCTAACCTTCACAGCAATTGTTTGGAGAACCCTACCAAGCCCGTTCCCTCTTCTACCATTACCGCTTCTTCTGCAATACAGTCTGCCTCGAGTGCCCCCACCACGTCAGCTCCCAGTAAAGTCACAAAGCCGACGGCCCCGAGTGAGTCCTGCTCCAAGCCAGTGATGAACGGCAAGTCCAAGCTGAGCTCCAGCGTGCTGGTCCCCTACGGCGCCGAGTCATCGGAAGAGTCTGACGAGGAGGCCAAGGGCCTCAGCAGGGAGAACGGCCTGGGCACGGCCGAGAGCTCGCACTCCTCCGCCCTGGATGCTGAGGCGGACGAGGCCGCTCAGCACGAGCCTCGAGAACCTGTGACTCTCAATGGTGCTAGTGCCAGCACAGACAGTGACCCGGAAGAGAACGGTCTGGCCTTCGATGGTGCCAGCTGCCAAGTCCAGCCTGACCTACACTCAGAAAACCCCTTTTCTAAGGCAAATGGTCTCCCTGGAAAG ttgatgcCCGCTCCTTTGCCACCTCTCCCGGAAGACAGAATCCTAGAGACTTTCAAGCTCGGCCACAAAGGGAAAGGCTCGACGGATGAGACAAG TGCACCTGGAACAGACGGGAGCCAGACAGAGCATCCTGAGGCAGGACTGGAgcccggcagccccactcctgactCCCGGGAGGAACTGGAGACGGCCACGGGTCTTAGCAGCCAACTGAAGGAGGCTTCGCCGCTCCCGGACCCCGGCATCCAATCTACAGCTACCAGAGAACAGGCCCCTGAGAGCATTTCAGCACAACCCGAGGAGTCCGTGCCCAGCGTCAACCACCTTTGTAGCGCCAACAAGAACACCGCTGGGGACGACCACCTCTCTAAACTGTGCGACCCCGGGAATGGAACAGGGGAGGAGAGCAGAGCATCCCAGGATACACCAGGGACGTTAGCAGAGAGTCCCCCGGACTTGGCAGCAGGGGACACCACGGGGAGGCTGAGCCCGAGCCCCGCGGCATGTCCCGAGGGTGACGGCGAGCAGAGGCCCTCCGTCCACAGCAGCCGAGACCAGTGCACGGATGCGGAAGACGTTTCTAAAGTCTCAGATGTTTCTAAAATCTCAGGGGCGCCTACAGACGAGCCGCCCTCTTCTCAGTTGGACAAAGTCACGGAAAACCATTCAGAAGAGGGTGGGGCTCCCGAGCAGAGCCCCGGGGAGCCACGTGAAGACAAGGCTGGGCAGAAAGGCCAGGCCCGGTCTCCGGTGAAGGAGAAGATCAGCAGCCTCCGCAAGGTGGACCGAGGACACTATCGCACCCGGAGGGACCGCTCGTCCAGCGGGGAGCACGCGCGGGACAGCAGGAGCCAGACCGAGGACCACTACCGCCGGCGGCGGCACTCCTACACGCGCGAGCGCACCCTGCAGGGGCGCCGGCCCGAGCACTGCAGCGGGGGCCCGCACCACGCCTGCGAGCACCGCGGCCTGGCCCggcaccgccaccaccacccccggAGCAGGGGCGGGTCCGACCACGACTGGAGCAGGTACCACCACTCGGAGAGCGAGCACTCCTGGGGCCGGGAGAAGCACTACCTGGACAGAGCGAGGTGGGACAGATGCAGGTATTACCACGACAGGTACGCCCCGTACGCGGCCAGGGAGGCGTGGGAGTGGAGGCCTTTGCACGGGGACCGCGACTATGACCGTGCGGGTCAGTACGGCGGCCGGCCCTACAAGGACTATAAAAGCAGGAAGGGCTACGAGCTGGGTGCCAAAGACAGGGAACGGCGCCACTTGAGCGGCCCCCGGGCGGCCCCCCCCCACGCCCTGCCGCCCCACCCTGAGAAGTCCGCCGAGAAGATTGCACTTGCACCTGAAGGCAGCAGCTGTCACCTCGCTGATCGCTTTCACGACCACGAAAATGTGAAGTCACACAAACGGAGGTACGATAGTATAGAACGTGGTGACACCCACGTAGAAAAGAAAGCCTGGAGAAGCGTACAGAGGGACCCTTTAGAAGAACCTAAAGTGAAGAAGCACAAAaagtcaaagaagaaaaagaaatccaaagacaAACACCGAGAGCGAGACTCCAG GCATCAGCAGGACTCGGATCTCTCGGCAGCATGCTCAGATGCTGACCTCCACAGacacaggaagaagaagaagaaaaagaagagacacTCAAGGAAATCGGAGGACTGTGGGCGAGACTCAGGACTGCACTTAGCTAAGGCCGCCAGCTCTGAGGCTCTTGACCGCTTCCGGAGAGCCGACGGCAGCCCCCCCCTCACCGACGGCCTGCCTCTGGAAGGCGCTGGACCTTTCTGCGAGAAAACAAAACGTTTAAGGATGGACAGCAGAGATGACAGGGGTCATCTGTCTGAGTGTGGCCAGGGTAAGAGGAGATACTTGGACTTAAGAATGTAG
- the USP42 gene encoding ubiquitin carboxyl-terminal hydrolase 42 isoform X3 has translation MTIVDKASESSGPSTSQNQPGSSEAVSPGDMDAGSAGWGAVSSLNEVSNHTLSLGPVPGAVVYSSSSVPDKSKPSPQKDQALGDGIAPPQKVLFPSEKICLKWQQTHRVGAGLQNLGNTCFANAALQCLTYTPPLANYMLSHEHSKTCHAEGFCMMCTMQAHITQALSNPGDVIKPMFVINEMRRIARHFRFGNQEDAHEFLQYTVDAMQKACLNGSNKLDRHTQATTLVCQIFGGYLRSRVKCLNCKGVSDTFDPYLDITLEIKAAQSVNKALEQFVKPEQLDGENSYKCSKCKKMVPASKRFTIHRSSNVLTLSLKRFANFTGGKIAKDVKYPEYLDIRPYMSQPNGEPIIYVLYAVLVHTGFNCHAGHYFCYIKASNGLWYQMNDSIVSTSDIRSVLSQQAYVLFYIRSHDVKNGGELTHSAHSPGQSSPRPVISQRVVNNKQATSGFIGPQLPSHMIKNPPHLNGTGPLKETPSSSVSSPNGNSSVSRAGAVNASTSVQNWSVNRASVIPEHPKKQKITISIHNKLPVRQGQSQPNLHSNCLENPTKPVPSSTITASSAIQSASSAPTTSAPSKVTKPTAPSESCSKPVMNGKSKLSSSVLVPYGAESSEESDEEAKGLSRENGLGTAESSHSSALDAEADEAAQHEPREPVTLNGASASTDSDPEENGLAFDGASCQVQPDLHSENPFSKANGLPGKLMPAPLPPLPEDRILETFKLGHKGKGSTDETSAPGTDGSQTEHPEAGLEPGSPTPDSREELETATGLSSQLKEASPLPDPGIQSTATREQAPESISAQPEESVPSVNHLCSANKNTAGDDHLSKLCDPGNGTGEESRASQDTPGTLAESPPDLAAGDTTGRLSPSPAACPEGDGEQRPSVHSSRDQCTDAEDVSKVSDVSKISGAPTDEPPSSQLDKVTENHSEEGGAPEQSPGEPREDKAGQKGQARSPVKEKISSLRKVDRGHYRTRRDRSSSGEHARDSRSQTEDHYRRRRHSYTRERTLQGRRPEHCSGGPHHACEHRGLARHRHHHPRSRGGSDHDWSRYHHSESEHSWGREKHYLDRARWDRCRYYHDRYAPYAAREAWEWRPLHGDRDYDRAGQYGGRPYKDYKSRKGYELGAKDRERRHLSGPRAAPPHALPPHPEKSAEKIALAPEGSSCHLADRFHDHENVKSHKRRYDSIERGDTHVEKKAWRSVQRDPLEEPKVKKHKKSKKKKKSKDKHRERDSRHQQDSDLSAACSDADLHRHRKKKKKKKRHSRKSEDCGRDSGLHLAKAASSEALDRFRRADGSPPLTDGLPLEGAGPFCEKTKRLRMDSRDDRGHLSECGQGD, from the exons ATGACCATAGTTGACAAAGCTTCTGAATCTTCGGGCCCTTCAACCTCTCAGAACCAGCCTGGCAGCTCCGAGGCGGTCTCACCTGGAGACATGGATGCAGGGTCTGCCGGCTGGGGTGCTGTGTCTTCCTTAAACGAGGTTTCAAATCACACGCTTTCTTTAGGACCAGTGCCTGGTGCTGTAGTGTATTCAAGTTCATCTGTACCTGATAAGTCAAAACCATCACCACAGAAGGATCAAG cCCTAGGTGATGGCATTGCTCCTCCGCAAAAAGTTCTTTTCCCATCTGAGAAGATTTGTCTTAAGTGGCAACAAACTCATAGAGTTGGAGCTGGGCTCCAGAATTTGGGCAATACTTGCTTTGCCAATGCAGCATTGCAGTGCTTAACATACACGCCACCTCTTGCCAATTACATGCTATCGCACGAACACTCCAAGACAT GTCATGCAGAAGGATTTTGTATGATGTGTACAATGCAAGCACATATCACCCAGGCACTCAGTAATCCTGGGGATGTTATTAAACCAATGTTTGTCATTAATGAGATGCGGC GTATAGCCAGGCACTTCCGTTTTGGAAACCAAGAAGACGCCCATGAATTCCTTCAGTACACTGTTGATGCTATGCAAAAGGCATGCTTGAATGGCAGCAATAA ATTAGACAGACACACCCAGGCTACCACGCTCGTTTGTCAGATATTTGGAGGATACCTGAGATCTAGAG tcaaATGTTTAAATTGCAAAGGCGTTTCAGATACTTTTGACCCCTATCTCGATATAACACTGGAGATCAAG GCTGCTCAGAGTGTGAACAAGGCGCTGGAGCAGTTTGTGAAGCCCGAGCAGCTGGACGGCGAGAACTCATACAAGTGCAGCAA ATGTAAAAAGATGGTTCCAGCTTCGAAGAGATTCACCATACACAGATCCTCCAATGTTCTCACACTTTCTCTGAAACGCTTTGCCAATTTTACTGGCGGGAAAATTGCCAAG GATGTAAAATATCCGGAATATCTTGATATTCGACCATACATGTCTCAACCAAACGGAGAACcgattatttatgttttatatgcAGTGCTGGTACACACGGGTTTTAACTGCCACGCCGGCCATTACTTCTGCTACATAAAG GCTAGCAATGGTCTCTGGTATCAGATGAATGACTCCATCGTATCTACCAGTGATATCAGATCGGTACTCAGTCAACAAGCGTATGTTCTCTTTTATATCAG GTCCCATGATGTGAAAAATGGAGGTGAACTTACTCATTCCGCCCACAGCCCCGGCCAGTCCTCTCCCCGACCTGTAATCAGTCAGCGTGTCGTCAATAACAAACAGGCCACGTCAGGGTTCATCGGACCACAGCTTCCTTCTCACATGATTAAG AACCCGCCGCACTTGAATGGGACCGGACCCTTGAAAGAAACGCCCAGCAGCTCCGTGTCGAGTCCTAACGGAAATTccagtgtcagcagggctggtgctgTTAACGCTTCAACTTCTGTTCAAAACTGGTCAGTTAACAGGGCCTCAGTTATCCCGGAGCATCCCAAGAAACAAAAAATCACCATCAGTATTCACAACAAGTTACCTGTTCGCCAAGGTCAGTCTCAGCCTAACCTTCACAGCAATTGTTTGGAGAACCCTACCAAGCCCGTTCCCTCTTCTACCATTACCGCTTCTTCTGCAATACAGTCTGCCTCGAGTGCCCCCACCACGTCAGCTCCCAGTAAAGTCACAAAGCCGACGGCCCCGAGTGAGTCCTGCTCCAAGCCAGTGATGAACGGCAAGTCCAAGCTGAGCTCCAGCGTGCTGGTCCCCTACGGCGCCGAGTCATCGGAAGAGTCTGACGAGGAGGCCAAGGGCCTCAGCAGGGAGAACGGCCTGGGCACGGCCGAGAGCTCGCACTCCTCCGCCCTGGATGCTGAGGCGGACGAGGCCGCTCAGCACGAGCCTCGAGAACCTGTGACTCTCAATGGTGCTAGTGCCAGCACAGACAGTGACCCGGAAGAGAACGGTCTGGCCTTCGATGGTGCCAGCTGCCAAGTCCAGCCTGACCTACACTCAGAAAACCCCTTTTCTAAGGCAAATGGTCTCCCTGGAAAG ttgatgcCCGCTCCTTTGCCACCTCTCCCGGAAGACAGAATCCTAGAGACTTTCAAGCTCGGCCACAAAGGGAAAGGCTCGACGGATGAGACAAG TGCACCTGGAACAGACGGGAGCCAGACAGAGCATCCTGAGGCAGGACTGGAgcccggcagccccactcctgactCCCGGGAGGAACTGGAGACGGCCACGGGTCTTAGCAGCCAACTGAAGGAGGCTTCGCCGCTCCCGGACCCCGGCATCCAATCTACAGCTACCAGAGAACAGGCCCCTGAGAGCATTTCAGCACAACCCGAGGAGTCCGTGCCCAGCGTCAACCACCTTTGTAGCGCCAACAAGAACACCGCTGGGGACGACCACCTCTCTAAACTGTGCGACCCCGGGAATGGAACAGGGGAGGAGAGCAGAGCATCCCAGGATACACCAGGGACGTTAGCAGAGAGTCCCCCGGACTTGGCAGCAGGGGACACCACGGGGAGGCTGAGCCCGAGCCCCGCGGCATGTCCCGAGGGTGACGGCGAGCAGAGGCCCTCCGTCCACAGCAGCCGAGACCAGTGCACGGATGCGGAAGACGTTTCTAAAGTCTCAGATGTTTCTAAAATCTCAGGGGCGCCTACAGACGAGCCGCCCTCTTCTCAGTTGGACAAAGTCACGGAAAACCATTCAGAAGAGGGTGGGGCTCCCGAGCAGAGCCCCGGGGAGCCACGTGAAGACAAGGCTGGGCAGAAAGGCCAGGCCCGGTCTCCGGTGAAGGAGAAGATCAGCAGCCTCCGCAAGGTGGACCGAGGACACTATCGCACCCGGAGGGACCGCTCGTCCAGCGGGGAGCACGCGCGGGACAGCAGGAGCCAGACCGAGGACCACTACCGCCGGCGGCGGCACTCCTACACGCGCGAGCGCACCCTGCAGGGGCGCCGGCCCGAGCACTGCAGCGGGGGCCCGCACCACGCCTGCGAGCACCGCGGCCTGGCCCggcaccgccaccaccacccccggAGCAGGGGCGGGTCCGACCACGACTGGAGCAGGTACCACCACTCGGAGAGCGAGCACTCCTGGGGCCGGGAGAAGCACTACCTGGACAGAGCGAGGTGGGACAGATGCAGGTATTACCACGACAGGTACGCCCCGTACGCGGCCAGGGAGGCGTGGGAGTGGAGGCCTTTGCACGGGGACCGCGACTATGACCGTGCGGGTCAGTACGGCGGCCGGCCCTACAAGGACTATAAAAGCAGGAAGGGCTACGAGCTGGGTGCCAAAGACAGGGAACGGCGCCACTTGAGCGGCCCCCGGGCGGCCCCCCCCCACGCCCTGCCGCCCCACCCTGAGAAGTCCGCCGAGAAGATTGCACTTGCACCTGAAGGCAGCAGCTGTCACCTCGCTGATCGCTTTCACGACCACGAAAATGTGAAGTCACACAAACGGAGGTACGATAGTATAGAACGTGGTGACACCCACGTAGAAAAGAAAGCCTGGAGAAGCGTACAGAGGGACCCTTTAGAAGAACCTAAAGTGAAGAAGCACAAAaagtcaaagaagaaaaagaaatccaaagacaAACACCGAGAGCGAGACTCCAG GCATCAGCAGGACTCGGATCTCTCGGCAGCATGCTCAGATGCTGACCTCCACAGacacaggaagaagaagaagaaaaagaagagacacTCAAGGAAATCGGAGGACTGTGGGCGAGACTCAGGACTGCACTTAGCTAAGGCCGCCAGCTCTGAGGCTCTTGACCGCTTCCGGAGAGCCGACGGCAGCCCCCCCCTCACCGACGGCCTGCCTCTGGAAGGCGCTGGACCTTTCTGCGAGAAAACAAAACGTTTAAGGATGGACAGCAGAGATGACAGGGGTCATCTGTCTGAGTGTGGCCAGG GTGACTGA